A single Anopheles maculipalpis chromosome 3RL, idAnoMacuDA_375_x, whole genome shotgun sequence DNA region contains:
- the LOC126563244 gene encoding cyclin-dependent kinase inhibitor 1C-like, which produces MFAKLSIVAVCSLLAVAFAEPHVLAPVGPAVVTAQSSQVFARTYNGFVPFAVPAPVPAPIPAPAYHFHTPALVLSAPVPSPVFYPQPVVYNPPTAVPVPVPVPAAPAAVVPTVVAAAPAAKLVAAAPVAKVAKLVRPFHATFRYRSVVA; this is translated from the exons ATGTTCGCCAAACTG TCCATCGTTGCAGTCTGCAGCTTGCTCGCTGTAGCATTCGCCGAACCGCACGTGCTTGCTCCCGTTGGACCTGCCGTAGTGACAGCCCAAAGTTCACAGGTGTTCGCCAGAACGTACAATGGATTTGTCCCGTTCGCCGTTCCAGCTCCCGTTCCTGCTCCAATTCCCGCTCCTGCCTACCACTTCCATACGCCCGCCTTAGTCCTGTCTGCTCCCGTCCCGTCGCCCGTCTTCTACCCACAGCCCGTCGTCTACAACCCACCGACGGCCGTCCCAGTTCCGGTCCCGGTTCCTGCTGCTCCGGCTGCCGTAGTACCGAcggtggttgctgctgcaccgGCTGCGAAGCTGGTGGCCGCTGCTCCGGTGGCAAAGGTTGCAAAGCTCGTACGACCGTTCCATGCCACGTTTCGCTATCGATCGGTCGTTGCCTAA